From Halococcus saccharolyticus DSM 5350, a single genomic window includes:
- a CDS encoding ATP-dependent DNA helicase, which translates to MAADSSPSLRFFPYESPYENQTAAIERIHDALGDERDVLFEGACGTGKTLSALVPALEFARGEDKTVVITTNVHQQMRQFVADARAINDHEPLKAAVFKGKAAMCHIDVDYEECQVLRDSTKDLVDAEEDLAELEAREDDLLAASQAGDDDATEARSAVMDELESVESEVDDLRGESICEHYYNNLTADTDAFYAWLASDVRTPEEIYEYAEGENLCGYELLKEGMEAMDLVVCNYHHLLDPTIREQFFRWLGRDPEDVIAVFDEAHNVESAAREHATRTLTETTLDSALAELDDAGDPRADQANNVVGAFRRALVATYDEQLGFGERERIDEDWEDLAIANPEGRDDLTLAFLDAYTGQGIDADVEAGLALGAALDREYDRAYRNGETQVRKECQTLQTLRFVESWLADGGKRAGGARSSSGERSESDGTSGGRHPVVSVREGPDGVYGRAESFASIPSDVTEPLFSSLHASVLMSATLRPFEVLEDVLGLDDPETMAYGLTFPEERRRTFAVDTPALFASERDDPAVQESVAGTVRDAIRFTPGNTLLFFPSYAEAERYHDRIAAGTAATTYLDEPGEAVESLRERFAADADGALFTSLWGTLTEGVSFDGDDANTVLVVGVPYPHLDDRLEAVEDAYDAAFDDASGWEYAVEIPTIRKTRQALGRVLRSPEEIGVRALLDARYTQRGHEEMGKYSVRDSFPAEERAELVDVAPGKLKYAMLNFYTDHDAYDGDPPTP; encoded by the coding sequence GTGGCCGCCGACTCGTCTCCCTCGCTGCGATTCTTCCCGTACGAGTCTCCCTACGAGAACCAGACCGCGGCGATCGAACGCATCCACGACGCGCTCGGCGACGAGCGCGACGTCCTCTTCGAGGGAGCCTGTGGCACCGGCAAGACCCTCTCGGCGCTCGTGCCCGCGCTCGAATTCGCCCGCGGGGAGGACAAGACGGTGGTCATCACCACCAACGTCCACCAGCAGATGCGCCAGTTCGTCGCCGACGCCCGCGCGATCAACGACCACGAACCCCTGAAAGCCGCGGTGTTCAAGGGCAAGGCCGCGATGTGTCACATCGACGTCGACTACGAGGAGTGCCAGGTGCTCCGCGATAGCACGAAAGACCTCGTCGACGCCGAGGAGGATCTCGCGGAGCTCGAAGCCCGCGAGGACGACCTCCTCGCGGCGAGCCAGGCGGGCGACGACGACGCAACCGAGGCCCGCAGCGCGGTGATGGACGAACTGGAGAGCGTCGAGAGCGAAGTTGACGATCTCCGCGGGGAATCGATCTGCGAGCACTACTACAACAACCTCACCGCCGACACCGACGCCTTCTACGCGTGGCTCGCGAGCGATGTCAGGACTCCCGAAGAGATCTACGAGTACGCTGAGGGAGAGAATCTCTGCGGGTACGAACTCCTCAAGGAGGGGATGGAAGCGATGGATCTCGTGGTGTGTAACTACCACCACCTGCTCGATCCCACCATCCGCGAGCAGTTCTTCCGGTGGCTCGGCCGCGACCCCGAGGACGTCATCGCCGTGTTCGACGAGGCTCACAACGTCGAGAGCGCGGCGCGCGAGCACGCGACTCGCACCCTGACCGAGACTACACTCGACAGCGCGCTCGCCGAGCTCGACGACGCGGGCGATCCGCGAGCGGACCAGGCGAACAACGTCGTCGGGGCGTTCCGGCGCGCGCTCGTCGCGACCTACGACGAACAGTTGGGATTCGGCGAGCGCGAGCGGATCGACGAGGATTGGGAGGACCTCGCGATCGCCAACCCAGAGGGTCGCGACGACCTCACGCTCGCCTTCCTCGACGCCTACACCGGACAGGGGATCGACGCCGACGTGGAGGCCGGCCTCGCGCTCGGGGCGGCGCTCGACCGGGAGTACGACCGGGCGTACCGCAACGGCGAGACCCAGGTCCGAAAGGAGTGCCAGACCCTCCAAACGCTGCGGTTCGTCGAGTCGTGGCTCGCCGACGGCGGTAAGCGCGCTGGGGGCGCGCGATCCTCGTCGGGCGAGCGAAGCGAGTCCGACGGCACGTCCGGCGGCCGCCATCCCGTGGTCTCGGTGCGCGAGGGGCCGGACGGCGTCTACGGCCGTGCGGAGTCGTTCGCCTCGATCCCGAGCGACGTGACCGAGCCGCTCTTTTCGAGCCTCCACGCGAGCGTGCTGATGAGCGCGACGCTCCGGCCGTTCGAAGTTCTCGAAGACGTGCTCGGTCTCGACGATCCCGAAACGATGGCGTACGGCCTCACCTTCCCCGAGGAACGCCGCCGGACGTTCGCGGTCGACACGCCAGCGCTGTTCGCGAGCGAACGCGACGATCCCGCGGTTCAGGAGTCGGTCGCCGGCACCGTGCGCGACGCGATCCGCTTCACGCCAGGCAACACCCTTCTCTTTTTCCCGAGCTACGCCGAGGCCGAGCGGTATCACGACCGGATCGCTGCCGGAACCGCGGCGACGACGTACCTCGACGAACCGGGCGAGGCGGTCGAGTCGCTCCGCGAGCGGTTCGCGGCGGACGCCGACGGCGCGCTGTTCACTTCGCTGTGGGGCACGCTCACCGAGGGTGTGAGTTTCGACGGTGACGACGCCAATACCGTGCTCGTGGTCGGAGTTCCGTATCCCCATCTCGACGACCGACTCGAAGCTGTCGAGGACGCCTACGACGCCGCGTTCGACGACGCCTCGGGCTGGGAGTACGCCGTCGAGATCCCCACGATCAGGAAGACGCGCCAGGCGCTCGGCCGGGTGCTGCGCTCGCCCGAGGAGATCGGAGTCCGTGCGCTGCTCGATGCGCGCTACACCCAGCGCGGCCACGAGGAGATGGGCAAGTACAGCGTCAGGGACTCCTTCCCGGCCGAGGAGCGCGCCGAACTTGTCGATGTCGCGCCCGGGAAACTCAAATACGCGATGCTGAACTTCTATACCGACCACGACGCCTACGACGGCGACCCGCCGACGCCGTGA
- a CDS encoding cation:proton antiporter gives MLAQTVATTEIDLLIVFMIAAGVGIFVAKVGRFPYTIALLIAGFGISVIQTQTGVDLFPFELSHDLILLALLPPLLFEGAATTEINSFRANLAPILAMAVPGLVVSVLVLGFLGQFAFGFPLLISLLFAAMILPTDPVSVLALFKELGAPERLSTLVEGESLLNDGVGVVVFTALLALAEEAQQSGTPAAELLTPSRIGSTVLDIAISSGGGLVVGLVTGYAVYRVMANLDEHMTEIVLTLILTYGSFLLAEHYFHVSGVIATVVAGLLIGNRGAEHAMSPQTKLSVFNTLETAAFITNTFIFVAIGATTPVRNLVEYAGPILIAIPLVLVARAVAVYPLTAIANQVTDRDVPLNYQHVMLWGGLHGSIPIALALGLDASGLGGPLVTQLKAMVFGVAAFSLVVQGLSMAGLLDRLGIVTRTEDERLYELLSGRERATDAALEAAENLRQQGDIPGNVYEDFTAEYEEEQEDLHRAISQLMQENPELRREELLVGERRLLQREKSAIQDAIRDGVIADDVGDRLLEEVDLKLDRVNDGVSTVDEREEEFEEFWRTQANEFGLDIESRREGADD, from the coding sequence ATGTTAGCACAGACGGTCGCGACGACCGAGATCGATCTGCTTATCGTCTTCATGATCGCCGCCGGTGTCGGTATCTTCGTCGCGAAGGTCGGTCGGTTTCCCTACACCATCGCGCTCCTGATCGCGGGCTTTGGGATCTCCGTGATTCAGACCCAGACCGGGGTCGATCTGTTCCCTTTCGAGCTCTCACACGACCTCATTCTGCTGGCGCTCCTGCCGCCGCTCCTCTTTGAGGGGGCGGCGACGACCGAGATCAACTCCTTCCGGGCGAACCTCGCTCCGATCCTCGCGATGGCCGTTCCCGGGCTCGTGGTTTCGGTGCTCGTGCTCGGGTTCCTCGGCCAGTTCGCGTTCGGGTTCCCGCTGTTGATCTCGCTGTTGTTCGCTGCGATGATCCTTCCGACCGACCCGGTGAGCGTGCTCGCGCTGTTCAAGGAACTCGGCGCACCGGAGCGGCTCTCGACGCTGGTCGAGGGCGAGAGCCTGCTGAACGACGGCGTCGGCGTCGTAGTGTTCACCGCGCTGCTCGCGCTCGCCGAGGAAGCCCAGCAGTCCGGCACGCCGGCCGCGGAGCTGTTGACGCCCTCCCGAATCGGGTCGACCGTGCTCGACATCGCGATTTCGAGCGGTGGCGGGCTGGTCGTCGGGCTGGTCACTGGCTACGCGGTCTACCGGGTGATGGCGAACCTGGACGAGCACATGACCGAGATCGTGCTCACGCTCATTCTGACCTACGGAAGCTTTCTGCTCGCCGAACACTACTTCCACGTCTCCGGCGTGATCGCGACGGTGGTCGCGGGGCTACTCATCGGCAACCGTGGCGCGGAGCACGCGATGAGCCCACAGACCAAGCTTTCGGTGTTCAATACGCTCGAAACCGCTGCGTTCATCACCAACACGTTCATTTTCGTCGCGATCGGTGCGACCACGCCGGTCAGAAATCTCGTCGAGTATGCCGGCCCGATTCTGATCGCGATCCCGCTCGTACTGGTCGCACGCGCTGTGGCGGTCTACCCGCTCACCGCGATCGCGAACCAGGTCACCGACCGCGACGTACCCCTGAACTACCAGCACGTGATGCTCTGGGGCGGTCTCCACGGGTCGATCCCGATCGCACTCGCCTTGGGGTTGGATGCGTCCGGTCTCGGGGGGCCGCTGGTGACACAGCTGAAGGCGATGGTGTTCGGGGTCGCCGCGTTCAGTCTCGTCGTCCAGGGGCTCTCGATGGCGGGACTACTCGACCGGCTCGGGATCGTCACGCGGACGGAGGACGAACGGCTCTACGAACTCCTCAGCGGCCGCGAACGGGCGACCGACGCCGCGCTCGAAGCCGCCGAGAATCTCCGCCAGCAGGGCGACATCCCGGGCAACGTCTACGAGGACTTCACCGCTGAGTACGAGGAGGAACAGGAGGATCTCCACCGCGCGATCTCGCAGCTGATGCAGGAAAACCCCGAACTTCGGCGCGAGGAGCTGTTGGTCGGCGAACGCCGACTGCTCCAGCGCGAGAAGAGCGCGATCCAGGACGCGATTCGCGACGGTGTCATCGCCGACGACGTCGGCGACCGGCTGCTCGAAGAGGTCGACCTCAAGCTCGATCGGGTCAACGACGGCGTGAGCACCGTCGACGAGCGCGAGGAGGAGTTCGAGGAGTTCTGGCGCACCCAGGCGAACGAGTTCGGCCTCGACATCGAATCCCGACGCGAGGGTGCGGACGACTGA
- a CDS encoding helix-turn-helix transcriptional regulator, which yields MKNNLRARRDRTDQSQGDLAAAVDVTRQTINAIERERYDPSIELAFKLATHFDCRIEDLFDPELDGAMQDSEG from the coding sequence GTGAAAAACAACCTTCGAGCGCGGCGAGACCGCACGGATCAGAGTCAGGGCGATCTCGCGGCAGCGGTCGACGTCACCCGCCAGACCATCAACGCTATCGAACGCGAACGCTACGACCCCTCGATCGAACTGGCATTCAAGCTCGCCACCCACTTCGACTGTCGCATCGAGGACCTGTTCGATCCGGAGTTGGACGGGGCGATGCAAGACTCTGAGGGATAA
- a CDS encoding PPC domain-containing DNA-binding protein, with amino-acid sequence MDYQTLDAGREFVARLDTGADWRSEIETLAADAGVDAGFFFGLGAVQDAELYFYDQDTKEYDAIEFDEPLEVAACVGNVSWLSGDRFAHTHAVCSREDGSTIAGHLNAGTVFAGEIYLREFDAHLERERDETTDLDLWPL; translated from the coding sequence ATGGACTATCAGACACTCGACGCCGGCCGCGAGTTCGTCGCGCGGCTCGATACCGGTGCGGACTGGCGAAGCGAGATCGAGACGCTCGCTGCCGACGCCGGCGTCGACGCGGGGTTTTTCTTCGGGCTCGGCGCAGTTCAGGACGCCGAACTCTACTTCTACGACCAGGACACGAAGGAGTACGACGCGATCGAATTCGACGAACCGCTCGAAGTCGCGGCGTGTGTCGGCAACGTCTCGTGGCTCTCGGGTGATCGGTTTGCCCACACCCACGCGGTCTGCTCGCGCGAGGACGGCTCGACGATCGCGGGCCACCTCAACGCTGGAACGGTGTTCGCCGGCGAGATATACCTCCGCGAGTTCGACGCCCACCTCGAACGCGAGCGCGACGAGACGACCGATCTCGATCTCTGGCCGCTCTAA
- a CDS encoding DUF7130 family rubredoxin-like protein: protein MSDTGEERVRASDGRRLRFEQTVYDEHGEELGTIRGFDDDGFYVTAEEGIVPLETEHARGATPGAGEMDLMWRCWECGEIGKIADIPDECPSCGAPKEDIYYWTED, encoded by the coding sequence ATGAGTGACACAGGCGAGGAGCGCGTCAGAGCGTCTGACGGCCGACGGCTGCGTTTCGAGCAGACGGTGTACGACGAGCACGGCGAGGAGTTGGGCACGATCCGCGGGTTCGATGACGACGGGTTTTACGTGACGGCCGAAGAGGGCATCGTCCCGCTCGAAACCGAACACGCTCGGGGTGCCACGCCAGGCGCGGGCGAGATGGACCTCATGTGGCGGTGCTGGGAGTGCGGCGAGATCGGCAAGATCGCCGACATCCCCGATGAGTGCCCCTCCTGTGGCGCGCCGAAGGAGGACATCTATTACTGGACCGAGGATTAG
- a CDS encoding ketopantoate reductase family protein yields MEIVVFGAGSLGSLVGGLCAREHHVTLVGRDPHIQAVRDSGLHVGGAFDFTVRPAARTDPPPSADLALVTVKAFDTDDAARALVDCDLDAVCSLQNGLGNEERLATRLDGVLAGTCTYGARLVEPGRVECTGIGEIALGAPDGGRSACAERVGRALRRAGVETTVADDMPRRLWKKLAVNAGINPTTALARVENGALADEPLHGIAGDAARETARVAREQGVDLGDDEAVAALDAVVEATAANTSSMLQDVRAGRRTEIDAINGAVVDRADAPVPVNRTLAGLVRAWEAGDQ; encoded by the coding sequence ATGGAGATCGTCGTCTTCGGTGCCGGCAGCCTCGGGAGTCTCGTCGGCGGACTGTGCGCCCGCGAGCACCACGTGACCCTCGTCGGCCGCGATCCCCACATCCAGGCAGTCCGCGATTCGGGTCTCCACGTCGGCGGCGCGTTCGATTTCACCGTCCGCCCGGCCGCACGAACCGATCCACCTCCGTCTGCCGATCTCGCGCTGGTGACTGTCAAGGCGTTCGACACCGACGACGCTGCCCGCGCGCTCGTCGACTGCGATCTCGACGCCGTCTGCTCGCTCCAGAACGGTCTCGGCAACGAGGAGCGCCTCGCCACTCGCCTCGACGGCGTCCTCGCGGGAACCTGCACCTACGGCGCGAGGCTCGTCGAACCGGGCCGCGTCGAGTGTACCGGGATCGGCGAGATCGCTCTCGGCGCACCCGATGGCGGTCGCTCGGCGTGCGCCGAACGGGTCGGCCGTGCGCTCCGGAGGGCAGGCGTGGAGACGACCGTCGCCGACGATATGCCCCGACGACTTTGGAAGAAGCTCGCGGTCAACGCGGGCATCAACCCCACGACCGCGCTCGCCCGAGTCGAAAACGGCGCGCTCGCCGACGAGCCACTCCACGGCATCGCCGGCGACGCCGCCCGTGAAACCGCTCGGGTCGCGCGCGAGCAGGGCGTCGATCTCGGGGACGACGAAGCTGTCGCGGCGCTCGATGCGGTCGTCGAGGCCACGGCCGCAAACACCTCCTCGATGCTCCAGGACGTGCGTGCCGGCCGGCGAACGGAGATCGACGCCATCAACGGGGCCGTCGTCGACCGCGCCGACGCGCCGGTACCGGTGAACCGGACGCTCGCCGGGCTGGTCCGAGCGTGGGAAGCTGGCGATCAGTAG
- a CDS encoding sulfatase, whose product MSDRASNRNVLFVVMDTVRKDHLSCYGYDRETTPGLERFAEEAAVFEQAVAPAPWTLPVHASMFTGLYPGDHGATQENPYLEDATTLAESLSATHTSACYSSNAWITPYTHLTDGFDSQDNFFEVMPGEFLSGPLARAWKTMNDSERLRQVADWLVGVGNAIHEHLASGGGADSKTPAVIDRTIEFIDGTDEPYFSFINLMDAHLPYHPPDEHREQFAPGVDSTAVCQNSKEYNAGARDIGDDEWEAIRRLYDAEIHHVDDQLDRLFSWMRANGEWEDTLVVVCADHGELHGEHDLYGHEFGVYDPIVNVPLMVKHPDIDAGRYDEQVELIDLYHTVLDHAGVEGEGVSLDPQRSLLGEGFRDEPNAFVEYYQPVVELNQLEGKASDAGIDLPKNSRFYSRMRAARRPAGKYIHNERIADEAYRLDEDPGETENVRETDDPVIAALENSLGEFEADREAWTDVEDDAVLSGMGDDAKQRLEDLGYIE is encoded by the coding sequence ATGAGCGATCGCGCGTCGAACCGGAACGTCCTGTTCGTCGTCATGGACACGGTCCGGAAGGACCACCTCTCCTGTTATGGCTACGACCGCGAGACGACGCCCGGGCTCGAACGGTTCGCCGAGGAGGCCGCTGTCTTCGAGCAGGCGGTCGCACCAGCGCCGTGGACGCTTCCCGTGCACGCCTCGATGTTCACGGGACTGTATCCCGGCGACCACGGGGCGACTCAGGAGAACCCGTATCTCGAAGACGCCACCACCCTCGCCGAGTCACTCTCGGCGACCCACACGAGCGCGTGTTACTCCTCGAACGCGTGGATCACCCCCTACACCCACCTCACCGACGGGTTCGATAGTCAGGACAACTTCTTCGAAGTGATGCCCGGCGAGTTCCTCTCGGGGCCGCTCGCGCGGGCGTGGAAGACGATGAACGACAGCGAGCGCCTCCGGCAGGTCGCGGACTGGCTCGTGGGCGTCGGCAACGCGATCCACGAACACCTCGCGAGCGGCGGCGGCGCGGACTCGAAGACGCCCGCGGTGATCGATCGCACGATCGAGTTCATCGACGGGACCGACGAGCCGTACTTCTCGTTCATCAACCTGATGGACGCCCATCTCCCCTACCACCCGCCCGACGAGCACAGAGAGCAGTTCGCCCCCGGCGTCGATTCGACTGCCGTGTGCCAGAACTCGAAGGAGTACAACGCCGGTGCGCGCGACATCGGCGACGACGAGTGGGAGGCGATCCGCAGGCTGTACGACGCCGAGATTCACCACGTCGACGACCAGCTCGATCGGCTGTTCTCGTGGATGCGGGCGAACGGTGAGTGGGAGGACACCCTCGTGGTAGTCTGTGCCGACCACGGCGAACTCCACGGCGAACACGACCTCTACGGCCACGAGTTCGGCGTGTACGATCCGATCGTGAACGTCCCCCTCATGGTCAAACACCCCGATATCGACGCGGGCCGGTACGACGAGCAGGTGGAACTCATCGATCTCTACCATACTGTGCTCGATCACGCCGGAGTGGAGGGCGAGGGCGTTTCGCTCGATCCCCAGCGGTCGCTGCTCGGTGAGGGGTTCCGCGACGAGCCGAACGCGTTCGTGGAGTACTACCAGCCGGTGGTCGAACTCAACCAACTGGAGGGAAAGGCGAGCGACGCCGGGATCGACCTCCCGAAGAACTCGCGGTTTTACTCCCGGATGCGAGCGGCTCGCCGGCCCGCTGGCAAGTACATCCACAACGAGCGGATCGCCGACGAGGCCTACCGGCTCGACGAGGACCCCGGCGAGACCGAGAACGTCCGCGAGACCGACGACCCCGTGATCGCGGCGCTCGAAAATTCGTTAGGAGAATTCGAGGCCGACCGCGAGGCGTGGACCGACGTCGAAGACGACGCGGTGCTGTCGGGGATGGGCGACGACGCGAAACAACGTCTCGAAGACCTCGGCTACATCGAGTGA
- a CDS encoding DNA polymerase II large subunit, whose amino-acid sequence MRADDERYFERIESQLDEAFAVAETARGKGGDPTPEIEIPVAKDMADRVENILGIEGVADRVRELEGEMSREEAALELAADFAEGRVGDYETDAGKIEGAVRTAVALLTEGVVAAPIEGIDRVDLAENPDGTEFVRVFYAGPIRSAGGTAQALSVLVADYTRALLGLAEYEAREEEVERYAEEVDLYDAETGLQYSPKDAETKFIARNSPVMLDGEATGQEEVSGFRDLERVGTNNPRGGMCLVLAEGIAQKAPKIERYTTDLDEVDWPWLDDLIAGTIGKSAGNDDDADGSDADDAEDQADEADDGDETDDESESAADEDSEPDGPLRPEPSTKFLRDLIAGRPVFGHPSEAGGFRLRYGRARNHGFATAGVHPATMHLVDDFLATGTQLKTERPGKAAGVVPVDSIEGPTVRLANGDVRRIDDPEEALELRNGVEAILDLGEYLVNYGEFVENNHPLAPASYTHEWWIQEFDATDANVQALADSTRVDLEHPTPEEAIEWAIEYDAPLHPEYTYCWHDLSVESFKTLADAVAAGELVKGELALEPAPEVRDALEALLVPHNQAADALRITEFRALVRSLGFDENCDRTWERLSTEASAWPNAMKAAREVAPFALRERAPTRIGGRMGRPEKSEQRELSPAVHTLFPIGEAGGNQRDVSAAAEHVHDDVGERGVVPVQVGRRECVDCGERSYETRCPDCGGVTEPRYECRDCEIAVEPDESGRAECPRCGSEATPTEWRTVDIREEFHDALDAVGERESAFDMVKGVKGLTSKLKTPEPMEKGVLRAKHGVSSFKDGTVRYDMTDLPVTSVRPAELDVSVDQFRELGYHEDIDGDPLRHADQLVELRVQDIVLSNGAAEHLLRTADFVDDLLDRYYGLDSFYDFDDRDDLVGELVFGMAPHTSAAVVGRVVGFTSAAVGYAHPYFHASKRRNCDGDEDCVMLLMDGLLNFSKEYLPDKRGGRMDAPLVMSSRIDPAEIDDEAHNMDVVERYPREFYEATLEMAEPGSVDIEIAEESIGTDTEYTGFRHTHDTSNLALGPSLSAYKTLGAMTEKMDAQLELARKLRAVDETDVAERIIEYHFLPDLIGNLRAFSRQETRCLDCGTKYRRMPLTGECRECGGGVNLTVHEGSVKKYIDTATRVAEEYGTRDYTKQRLEVLDKTLESVFENDKNKQSGIADFM is encoded by the coding sequence ATGCGCGCCGACGACGAACGCTACTTCGAGCGGATCGAATCCCAGCTCGACGAGGCGTTCGCGGTCGCTGAAACCGCACGCGGGAAAGGTGGCGATCCCACTCCCGAGATCGAGATCCCCGTGGCGAAGGACATGGCCGACCGGGTCGAGAACATCCTCGGGATCGAGGGCGTCGCCGACCGCGTCCGCGAACTCGAAGGCGAGATGAGCCGGGAGGAGGCCGCCCTCGAACTCGCCGCGGACTTCGCGGAGGGGCGAGTCGGCGACTACGAGACCGACGCCGGCAAGATCGAGGGCGCGGTCCGAACTGCGGTTGCGCTCCTCACCGAAGGCGTGGTCGCCGCGCCGATCGAAGGGATCGATCGGGTCGATCTCGCCGAGAATCCCGATGGAACCGAGTTCGTCCGGGTGTTTTACGCCGGACCGATCCGCTCGGCCGGTGGGACCGCTCAGGCACTCTCGGTGCTCGTCGCGGACTACACCCGCGCGCTGCTCGGCCTCGCCGAATACGAGGCCCGCGAGGAGGAGGTCGAACGCTACGCCGAGGAGGTCGACCTCTACGACGCCGAAACTGGCCTCCAGTACTCCCCGAAAGACGCCGAGACGAAGTTCATCGCCCGGAACTCGCCGGTGATGCTCGACGGCGAGGCCACCGGCCAGGAGGAGGTCTCGGGCTTTCGCGACCTCGAACGCGTGGGGACGAACAACCCTCGCGGCGGGATGTGTCTCGTGCTCGCCGAGGGGATCGCCCAGAAGGCTCCCAAGATCGAGCGCTACACCACCGATCTCGACGAGGTGGACTGGCCGTGGCTCGACGACCTGATCGCCGGCACCATCGGGAAATCTGCCGGGAACGATGACGACGCTGACGGCTCGGATGCTGACGACGCCGAAGACCAGGCTGACGAAGCTGATGACGGCGACGAAACCGACGACGAATCGGAATCGGCTGCCGACGAGGATTCAGAACCCGACGGCCCGCTTCGGCCCGAGCCCTCGACGAAGTTCCTCCGGGACCTGATCGCCGGCCGGCCGGTGTTCGGCCACCCGAGCGAGGCCGGCGGCTTCCGGCTGCGGTACGGCCGCGCGCGCAATCACGGCTTCGCGACCGCGGGGGTCCATCCCGCGACGATGCATCTCGTCGACGACTTCCTCGCGACCGGCACGCAGTTGAAGACCGAACGACCAGGAAAAGCCGCCGGTGTCGTGCCCGTCGATTCGATCGAGGGGCCCACCGTGAGGCTGGCGAACGGCGACGTCCGCCGGATCGACGATCCCGAGGAAGCCCTCGAACTCAGAAACGGGGTCGAGGCGATCCTCGATCTCGGCGAGTACCTCGTCAATTATGGGGAGTTCGTCGAGAACAACCACCCGCTCGCGCCCGCCTCCTACACCCACGAGTGGTGGATCCAGGAGTTCGACGCGACCGACGCGAACGTCCAGGCGCTCGCGGACTCGACACGGGTCGATCTCGAACACCCCACTCCCGAGGAAGCGATCGAGTGGGCGATCGAGTACGACGCGCCGCTCCATCCCGAGTACACCTACTGCTGGCACGATCTCTCGGTCGAGTCGTTCAAAACGCTTGCCGACGCGGTCGCGGCGGGCGAACTCGTCAAGGGCGAACTGGCGCTCGAACCTGCGCCCGAGGTCCGTGACGCGCTCGAAGCGCTGCTCGTTCCGCACAACCAGGCCGCGGACGCGCTTCGAATCACCGAATTCCGGGCGCTCGTCCGATCGCTCGGGTTCGACGAGAACTGCGATCGGACGTGGGAGCGCCTCTCGACGGAAGCGAGCGCCTGGCCGAACGCGATGAAGGCCGCCCGCGAGGTCGCGCCGTTCGCCCTCCGCGAACGCGCCCCGACCCGGATCGGCGGCCGGATGGGTCGCCCCGAGAAGTCCGAACAGCGCGAGCTCTCGCCCGCGGTCCACACCCTCTTTCCCATCGGCGAGGCCGGCGGCAACCAGCGCGACGTGAGCGCGGCGGCCGAGCACGTCCACGACGACGTCGGGGAGCGCGGTGTCGTTCCCGTCCAGGTCGGTCGGCGCGAGTGCGTCGATTGCGGCGAACGGAGCTACGAGACGCGGTGCCCAGACTGCGGCGGCGTCACCGAGCCGCGCTACGAGTGTCGCGACTGCGAGATCGCGGTCGAACCCGACGAGTCGGGGCGGGCCGAGTGCCCGCGCTGCGGGAGCGAGGCAACCCCGACCGAGTGGCGCACGGTCGACATCCGCGAGGAGTTCCACGACGCGCTCGACGCGGTCGGCGAGCGCGAGAGCGCCTTCGACATGGTGAAAGGCGTGAAGGGGTTGACCTCGAAGCTCAAGACGCCCGAACCGATGGAGAAGGGCGTCCTGCGAGCGAAACACGGCGTTTCGTCGTTTAAGGACGGCACGGTCAGGTACGACATGACCGACCTCCCAGTGACGAGCGTCCGTCCCGCCGAACTCGACGTCTCGGTCGATCAGTTCCGCGAACTCGGCTACCACGAGGACATCGATGGCGACCCGCTCCGCCACGCCGATCAGTTGGTCGAACTCCGGGTTCAGGACATCGTGCTCTCGAACGGCGCGGCCGAGCACCTCCTCCGGACGGCGGATTTCGTCGACGACCTCCTCGACCGGTACTACGGTCTCGATTCGTTCTACGACTTCGACGATCGCGACGACCTCGTGGGCGAACTCGTGTTCGGGATGGCCCCTCACACTTCGGCGGCGGTCGTCGGTCGCGTCGTAGGGTTCACGAGCGCCGCCGTTGGGTACGCACACCCTTATTTTCACGCATCGAAAAGAAGAAATTGCGATGGTGACGAGGATTGTGTAATGCTGTTGATGGATGGGCTGTTGAACTTCTCGAAGGAGTACCTGCCGGACAAACGGGGTGGCCGGATGGACGCTCCGCTGGTGATGTCCTCGCGGATCGATCCCGCCGAGATCGACGACGAGGCCCACAACATGGACGTGGTCGAGCGTTACCCTCGCGAGTTCTACGAGGCGACCCTCGAAATGGCCGAACCAGGCAGCGTGGATATCGAGATCGCCGAGGAAAGTATCGGCACCGACACGGAGTACACTGGATTCCGCCACACTCACGACACCTCGAATCTCGCGCTCGGCCCCTCCTTGTCGGCGTACAAAACGCTGGGCGCGATGACCGAGAAGATGGACGCCCAGCTCGAACTCGCCAGAAAGCTCCGGGCCGTGGACGAGACCGACGTCGCCGAGCGCATCATCGAGTACCACTTTTTGCCCGATCTCATCGGCAACCTCAGAGCCTTCTCCCGTCAGGAGACGCGGTGTCTCGACTGCGGCACCAAGTACCGCCGAATGCCGCTCACCGGCGAGTGCCGCGAGTGTGGCGGCGGCGTGAATCTGACTGTCCACGAGGGCTCGGTGAAGAAGTACATCGACACCGCCACCCGGGTCGCCGAGGAGTACGGCACCCGCGACTACACCAAGCAGCGCCTCGAAGTGCTTGACAAAACTCTCGAAAGCGTGTTCGAGAACGACAAAAACAAACAGAGCGGGATTGCCGATTTCATGTAG